CGGCCCACGCCGGTTAATTTGCGAGTTGTACAAACAGAACCGGGACCGATGCCTACTTTGACGATATCGGCTCCGCTTAAAATTAAATCTTCGCACATATCACCGGTTACTACATTTCCGGCCATGATTAAACTATCCGGCCAAGCGGAGCGTACTTTTTTGACATAATCTACCAAATAAGGAGAGTATCCGTTGGCCACATCAATACAAATATTATGAACCAGTCCGGACTTCATAATGGTGCTTATCCGTTGAAAGTCCTCTTCCGAAACACCGGAACTGATAAAGAGTAAATCATTGGTTTTAAATTGCTTTAAATTTTCTTGTAAAAAGGTGATGATTTCATCGACTTGATAATGTTTATGCAGGGCAGTAAAAAGATGATGTTTTTGCATCTCTTTGGCAATGGCAAAAGTACCGGTGGTGAACATATTAGATGCCACAATACCGGTCGCTTCAATGGAACGGGGACACCACTTAAAGGAATACGTGCGTAATACATTTACTTGAGAGCGTGAGGCCAACATGGAACGTTTGGGACGTAATAATACATCACAATAATCTAACTGAATATCATCTTGAATTCGCATAATCTCTCCTACATACTAAAATAAGTCATCAACAAGTCCGCTACATATCATAGCAAATTTGAAGCGAGGTATTGGCAAATTGAAGGGATTAAGTTATAATGGAAAATAGGAAATATATTATTGGGAAGGGGAATTATGTCTCAGAAAAATAGAAAAAAGGGTTTTACCTTGATAGAACTGTTAACAGTTGTGTTAATTATTGGTATTTTATCTGCTATTGCATTGCCACAATACCGGCGGTCAATAGAAAGAACGCGCGTGGCGGAAGCATTATCTTTGCTACGTGCTATTTATGACTCTTGCGAGAGAAGAGCCTGGGAAAAACAATGGAATTCGTGCGAAGAGGCGATTAGCGAAGGGGAGATTACATTCCCTAAGTTAGACATTGCTGTAAAAGGGACTTACGCAGATGGTGATCTTACCCTCAATACGGAAAACTTTTCCTACAAATTATCAGAAAGTGGTGTTGCGGGATTAAAAGCACAAGCTACAAAAGGAAACTATGCAGGAGCTGTAGTTAAGTTTAACGGACAAACATTTACTTGCCAAGCAGGTTCTT
This genomic stretch from Elusimicrobiaceae bacterium harbors:
- a CDS encoding GMP reductase yields the protein MRIQDDIQLDYCDVLLRPKRSMLASRSQVNVLRTYSFKWCPRSIEATGIVASNMFTTGTFAIAKEMQKHHLFTALHKHYQVDEIITFLQENLKQFKTNDLLFISSGVSEEDFQRISTIMKSGLVHNICIDVANGYSPYLVDYVKKVRSAWPDSLIMAGNVVTGDMCEDLILSGADIVKVGIGPGSVCTTRKLTGVGRPQFSTVIECADATHGLSGMVCADGGCTCPGDICKSFCAGADFVMLGGMLAGHEESDGELATKYYQTPEVEMIDKEHCALHIEEKQFKKFYGMSSAYAQDAHYGGLKKYRASEGKVVEIPFRGPIEPTLLQILGGLRSCMTYIGSKRLKDMSKRATFYRVNRQLNNIFGSES
- a CDS encoding prepilin-type N-terminal cleavage/methylation domain-containing protein, which encodes MSQKNRKKGFTLIELLTVVLIIGILSAIALPQYRRSIERTRVAEALSLLRAIYDSCERRAWEKQWNSCEEAISEGEITFPKLDIAVKGTYADGDLTLNTENFSYKLSESGVAGLKAQATKGNYAGAVVKFNGQTFTCQAGSSGDAANACTAWGSSTWNK